Genomic segment of Phaenicophaeus curvirostris isolate KB17595 chromosome 26, BPBGC_Pcur_1.0, whole genome shotgun sequence:
AAGAAGTGCATTGTCTTGAATGGTGGGATGAAGGAGGTTGCACAAGTGGTCCTGGGACCATTCCCAGAGGAAGTGGAGGCTGGGACACAGGACAATGGTTCATCGAGAGTGGGATCAAGTGCAGCCTCTGTAAgtctgcaggtgacaccaagatGACTAGCATAGTTGACATAGCTGAGGGAGGGGATGTCATGCAGAGGGTCCTAGAAAAGCTCGATGGAAGCTGTGAGGTGTATGTTGGTTCCTATGCCCCTACTCTGTTTGAACAGGGGTGCAAAAGGGACACTCAAATGCTTCCTCAGGACTGGGCAGGGCAGAAAGCAACAACCCGAGGAAAACCTCATCACCATGATTAGagggaaagacagagaaagaccAGGCATTTCATCCCTTCAAGACAGCCCTCAGGTGACCAGCCAAGGACTGCAGGGTCTCTGCCGGCAAACACAGCCATGGCCAGCCCCTCCACTGCACCCCAGTCCAGAATCAGTTGCCTGCACAGCACCCATGCGGCACTTGAGCTGAGTCTTCTCCTGGCACTGACACATTCCTGACCCAGAAATCCTGGAATGTCTCCAACCCAGCATGCAGAAGAAGTTTCCAGGAGGAAAAGGGCATGGCATAAGGCAGGAAAGGATCAAGGAGGGTTGGGGAAAACAAGCACTCAGCCCATGTCATTAGCTGAGATGTTTACCATCCATCATGAGCACCTTTAGAAAATTGCCATTTTCGTGGAAGCTGCGTCCGAGCCTGAGGCAGGTCAGGGCCACCATAAAAGCCCGTGCAGCTCCTCGCTCTCTCAtccacttctctctcctccttctctttgggAACCAGGTGAGTCTGAAGCCCTATgctcccctccctttcctggTCCTGCAGATTCCTGCTCCTCCATCCTCTGCAGGATAGTGGTGCTGCTTATCATGGGAGGGTGTAGAAGAGAAAATTTCTGACTCAAGTCGTATTGAGGACTTGCTGGAAGAGGTTCTTCCTTGAAGAAATAGACAGCAGCTTCACTGGGGCTGGTGACACTTTTCAAGACCGAATCTGGATGAGGCCAAGAAAATCCTGTGCCTCACTGGCAATGTTCTAACTCCCATCTCAGCAGATCTGTTAGACCCCTTTGCAGCGATTAGTAGTGAAGTGCTCCTCCCAGTCTCTGTGCTCTGAttcctctctgctctctctccaGGTTCACCTCCAGCCCAGAGACATGTCCTGCTGCAAcccgtgccagccctgccagccctgcggcccgtgcccgctggccagcagctgcaatgagtgctgtgtGCGGCAGTGCCAGAGCTCCACCATCGCCATCCAGCCCTCCGcggtggtggtgaccctgcccggacccatcctcagctccttccctcagaaCACCGCCGTCggctcctccacctccgctgctgttggcagcatccttAATTCTAATGGAGTTCCCATCTCCTCCGGGGGCCTTGACCTCTCCTGCATCACCAGCGGCTACTGTGGCAGCAGATGTCGGCCCTGCTAAACCTGCTGGAAATGTGCCTGCAAAAGCACCTCCTAAAACCTCAGAACGTGGTGGTGCACAGAAGTGCTTTGAGGCATTGTGTTTAGAGCTTTAAgccatttatttccttcttccacTCTCCTCTCTCTTATTCCTTTGCTGTTGCCAATTAAAGGCGTGCTGCATCCAAGCCTGGGCCTCTGAGTCCTCTTTTGTTCTCTGTCAActcttccagtttcttcagGGGAAAAGGAGTTTTTTCGGAGGGCATTTGGCTTAGTGCAACCAGAGAGCCTTGCTCAATGCCCAAGGAACCAGAGGGTAGGACTCGGTTCACTGccttgcatttgtttttgaCATGACTTTGGAGGTGCCCAAGACattcctgcttctcttcagcCCATGGCCATTGGTCCTTCTTGCCTTACTTCACCTCTTCCCAGATGAGTCTGGAGTGCTTGGTTCCAGAGTACATTCTCTTCATGGGAAGTCCAAGCACTTCTGGGCCTTGTCGCTGGGAGGCCACTGGTAGCgttcagcagctcctctggcttttgggaatcatagaaccataaagGTTCAAGcaaacctctaagatcatcacaTCTTTCCGTCAGTGCAACCCTTCGATGTCTTCAAAGCCACGTCCTTACAGGTCACGGCCATGCATTCTTGTAACACTTCCAGGTATTTAGACTCAACTACTGACCTGGTtggcctctgccagggcttcaccttCTTTCAGTCgggaaatatttccttatacccagtctaaacttctcctggGGACACTTGTGGCCATTTCCTCACATCTTATCTCTTTCCagtagggagaagagaccaacatgcACCTCACTGCAATCTCCTTTCAAGGaggtgatgaggtctcccctccatACAACTCTCTGGACTTGCCTAGACAgccagttttttttccccaataaaaATTTGGCCCAACCAAGCCAGGAAGAAGACGAGGAAGAGGAGACTTTGAGGTCTAGTGAAGTTGAATTCTCCTAGTATACTCTCCTTCCATCCTTACAGCCATCATCTGACAAAGGCTTCTCCCACAGCACAGCTCCCTCCTAAGCAGGAGGAACAGCCCTGAGTACTTGTGCGGCTGCTGACCTGCCAGGtcctcctgcagcactgggattCTCCCACGAAGGCAGCATGAGCTGAGATCAGCTTCTGAGGCCAAGGGGAATATTTCTGGTCCGTGAGGGATACGCCGATGGTCACTGGCTGTGGAGAAGCCAGAGATGTAGCTCTCAGAGctaagggaaagggggaggccCACAGTCAGTGTGTCCTGCCCTCCCATCAATCCAGGAATGAGAGAGGGCCCATTGCTCACCCATTTGTTCCCTCCCAgtacaatttctttcttcctaggTCGCTTTAGAGAGAATCCAGGAAGGAAAGGATCACTCAGATTTTgtggctgggctgcagcaggggtTAAGGAGTGTAAAGAGGGGACTAAGATGTCTCTGAGGACAGAGGTCTGATTGGTAAGATTGACCTGGGCAGCCAAGAGTCAGTGCCCAACAGAGAAAAGGCCAGGTAGGTCCCCCTCCATGTAAACTGGCCTTGGAAGAAGCCTCAAGatctggagaagtgcaaaagaagaagggaaaaggaaggaacgGAGTGAGTGGAGGAAGGCAATGAGAAACATTGGCCATGTTATCAGAGAGTTCAGGCTGGCCCCTCTCGCAGAGCTCAAACCCGTTGCAGGAGAAGAGAGTCCAGGTCCACCCCTCTCACAGAAGTGGCCATCATCTCCCTCCTTCTGCCTGgcatcatcatcacctgggaGGCTGTGAACCCAAGGCAACAGTTTTCATGCTGTCTCCAGGCAGACTTGGAAGGGCTAGATTCCTTGATCAGGTCTTTGCTCTTGACCCATTAAAATCTTGGAGGTTACAGTGTTGTCCTGTCTCTGTTGAGATGGTAGAGCCCTATCTACTGACTGGCCCTTGTGACTGACCCTTGTGACTGTCCCTTGTGTCCCTagcttttgtttcaaagcaGGTTCCTTATGGGCATCAGGTTCCTGATAGGCATTGTTCAGCTGCTGTGTGGCATCAGCCTGGAAAGGTGAGCCATTCAGATTCCTCCCTGATGCCTCCAGTGTTCAAGCCCAAAGTGTCCACCATTTGAATTGATGTTTCCCCTCCTATCCAGACAACAGGGGTCAATGAGACTGGAAGGACTGATGGCTGTGGGCTCAGGAGTAACCAGGAATAACTTCCGCAACTCCAGGTTTCAAGGCACAAAAGAAATACCAGTGCGCTGAGTCCTACCCTCTCCTTCCACGGGGAATGGAAAACGATCCTCTGTTGCCCCCAAGACAATCCTGTCCAGAAAGCCACCTTTTCCCATGAGCAGATTGGAAGAATTGTCACAGAAGGAAGGACTCGGAGGCCATGGTGTGGATGCAGCACAACTTTAATGAgtctaaagaagaaaaggaggtggcTCCAAGGTAAAACCATGGGCAGCCACCAAGGcatggagcagctcctgcaagGTGTCCATCTGCGTGCCCTGCAGAGGGAGGGTGGCCAACAGGTCCCCACTAGGCTGGCATTGGGACAAggcaacagcaaagaaaagagagagaaaggactggaagaaggaagcaGTGGCTCAAAGCTCTAAACACAATGCCCCGGCGCTCTGTCTCTCGTCCAGATCGACATTCCGAGGTCTTCAGAGGTTCTTGTCCATCGATGTTGTGAGCAGGTTTAACAGGGCCGACATCTGCTGCCACAGTAGCCGCTGGTGATGCAGGAGAGGTCAAGGCCCCCGGAGGAGATGGGAACGCCGttagagctgaggatgctgccaacagcagcggaggtggaggagccGACGGCGGTGTTCTGAGGgtaggagctgaggatgggtccgggcagggtcaccaccacggGAGAGGGCTCGATGACCACAacggagtcctggcactgccgcacacagcactcattgcagctgctggccagcgggcacgggccacagggctggcagggctggcacgggTTGCAGCAGGACATGTCTCTGGGCAAGAGGTGCacctgggagagaggaaagagaacatGGGGACACCTGAAGAGAAGCACTGCCCAGACCAAGCTCAGGGGAAGCGAGGCACCTCCTGGACCGGCAGTCACTGCCCAGCTCAAAGCCCACCGGACAACTCAAACAAGTCCCACATGCTCTCTGGGCAAGAcctgctctttccttccctctcccaggagaagcagctcccagccctgtgctAGGGCAGTAAACAGCAGCTGAGACAGACACGGATGAACAGACCTGGTcttaaaggaggaggagaagaggcttCACACTCACCTGGTTCCCAGGGAGAGGACACAAGAGAAGTGGatgagagagcagggagctgggctgccttttatagtgctcctgccctgcctcagGCCCAGAGGCTCCCTCTGGGCAAGGGAGAATATTCTGACAAGCTCAAGTCAAACGCAAAGCATCCCAGCTAATGGCATGGGCTGTGTCCTCggttcctgccctgctgccttctcatttCCTGCCTGATGCCCTGTGATTTCCCACATGAAGGATTCTGTCAGTGCCGggatgagaaggctgaggatTTCTGGGACAGAAACACCCAAGTATGGGCGGAAGGCTCAGCTTCAGTGCTGGTGGCATCCCGTGCAGGCAGCTGATGTGTGCCTGGCTCATTGCTGCGGGCTTGATTGTGGCAACGTTGTCAGGAAACAGGCACCATTCCTGTGTTTCCCCTTGGATGCCCAAGGAATCCCACATGACAGAGAATCTCtggacatagaatcacagagagCTTTAGATGAGAGGGATCTTTCCCAGGGGTTttttccaagccccctgctaAAGAAGGAACATCTTTGACTTTTCACATCTTCGTCTTTCCCTCCCAACTCTTTCTTGTCTTCCATTCTTCTGGGCTACGCGACGCTCAAAGCCAATGTGGGGGATCTTCTGACCTCTCTCCCTCCATGTAGGATCCCTGTGGGATCTCTTCTGTATGGAATGGGTACAGATTTTTGCGTGGTGTCAGTGTTGGCCGTGCcctggctgcctcctcctctcaaaGGGACCTCAGTGCTCCATTCCAAATCATCGAAGTCTTCTTTATCTCAGCCGCTGCCTCCATCCAATACTTTTTTGGGGCCGCTCTACTGACTGtttaagaaagaagcaaaatatcttggatggtgggaggaaggaggtTGCACAAGTGGTCCTGGGACCATTCCCAGAGGAAGTGGAGGCTGGGACACAGGACAATGGTTCATTGACAACGGGATCAGGTGCAGCCTTTGTAAGTCTACAGGTGGCACCAAGATGATTAATGTGGCTGACATAGCTGAGGGAGAGCATGGCACCCAGAGGGTCCTACACAAGCTCAAAGGAAGCCTTTGATGTATATGCCAAGCCCTCTGCCCTTGCTGTATTTGAATGGGGGTGCCAAAAGGGACTCTCAAATGCTTCCTCAGGATCgggcagggaagcaggcagcatccctagGAAAAACTCTTCGTtatgcaggcagggagggaaagaaaaagacccaCCATATCTTCCCTCAAGGACAGCCCTTGGGTGACCAGCCAAGGATTGCAGGGTCTCTGCCTGCCAACGCAGCCACCGGCAGCCCCACCACTGTGCCCCAGTCCAGCATCAGTTGCCTGCACAGCACCCATGCGGCACTTGAGCTGAGTCTTCTCCTGGCACTGACACATTCCTGACCCAGAAATCCTGGAACGCCTCCATCCCAGCACGCAGAAGAAGCTTCCAGGAGGGAAGGGGCATGGCATAAGGCAGGAAATGAACAAGGAGGGTTGGGGAAAACAAGCACCCAGCCCATGTCATTAGCTGGGATGTTTTCCGTCCATCATGAGCACCTTTAGAAAATTGCCACTTCCGTGGAAGCTGCGTCCGAGCCTGAGGCAGGTCAGGGCCACCATAAAAGCCCGTGCAGCTCCTCGCTCTCTCAtccacttctctctcctccttctctttgggAACCAGGTGAGTCTGAagccctttcctcccctccctttcctggCCCTGCAGaatcctgctcctccctcctctgcagGATAGTAGTGCTGCTTATCATGGGAgggtgaagaagagaaaatttctGACTCAAGTCGTATTGAGGACTTGCTGGAAGAGGTTCTTCCTTGAAGAAATAGGCAGCAGCTTCACTGGGGCTGGTGACACTTTATGATAGTGTGTCTGGATGAGGCCAAGAAACCCTTTTGTCTCACTGGCAATGTTCTAACTCCCATCTCACCAGATCTATTTGACCCCTTTGCAGTGATGTGGTGGATTCGTTGTAAAGTGCTCCTCCCATGTCTCTGTGCTCTGAttcctctctgctctctctccaggttcacctccagcccccagaCATGTCCTGCTGCAAcccgtgccagccctgccagccctgcggcccgtgcccgctggccagcagctgcaatgagtgctgtgtGCGGCAGTGCCAGAGCTCCACCATCGCCATCCAGCCCTCCGcggtggtggtgaccctgcccggacccatcctcagctccttccctcagaaCACCGCCGTCggctcctccacctccgctgctgttggcagcatcctcagctctaaCGGCGTTCCCATCTCCTCCGGGGGCCTTGACCTCTCCTGCATCACCAGCGGCTACTGTGGCAGCAGATGTCGGCCCTGCTAAACCTGCTGGAAATGTGCCTGCAAAAGCACCTCCTAAAACCTCAGAACGTGGTGGTGCACAGAAGTGCTTTGAGGCATTGTGTTTAGAGCTTTGAGCcagtttttcccttcttccactcTGTTCTCTCTTATTCCTTTGCTGTTGCTAATTAAAGGCGTGCTGCATCCAAGCCTGAGCCTCTGAGTCCTCTTTTGTTCTCTGTCAActcttccagtttcttcagGGGAAAAGGAGATTTTCGGAGGGCATTTGGCTTAGTGCAACCAGAGAGCCTTGCTCAATGCCCAAGGAACCAGAGGGTAGGACTCGGTTCACTGccttgcatttgtttttgaCATGACTTTGGAGGTGCCAAAGACattcctgcttctcttcagcCCATGGCCATTGGTCctccttgccttacttcaccTCTTCCCAGATGGGTCTGGAGTGCTTGGTTCCAGAGTACATTCTCTTCATGGGAAGTCCAAGCACTTCTGGGCCTTGTCGCTGGGAGGCCACTGGTAGCgttcagcagctcctctggcttttgggaatcatagaaccataaagGTTCAAGcaaacctctaagatcatcacaTCTTTCCGTCAGTGCAACCCTTCGATGTCTTCAAAGCCACGTCCTTACAGGTCACGGCCATGCATTCTTGTAACACTTCCAGGTATTTAGACTCAACTACTGACCTGGTtggcctctgccagggcttcaccttCTTTCAGTCgggaaatatttccttatacccagtctaaacttctcctggGGACACTTGTGGCCATTTCCACACATCTTATCTCTTTCCagtagggagaagagaccaacatgcACCTCACTGCAATCTCCTTTCAAGGaggtgatgaggtctcccctcaataCAACTCTCTGGACTTGCCTAGACagccaggtttttttccccaataaaaTTTGGCCCAACCAAGCCAGGAAGAAGACGAGGAAGAGGAGACTTTGAGGTCTAGTGAAGTTGAATTCTCCTAGTATACTCTCCTTCCATCCTTACAGCCATCATCTGACCAAGGCTTCTCCCACAGCACAGCTCCCTCCTAAGCAAGAGGAACAGCCCTGAGTGCTTGTGTGGCTGCTGACCTGCCAGGtcctcctgcagcactgggattCTCCCACGAAGGCAGCATGAGCTGAGATCAGCTTCTGAGGCCAAGGGGAATATTTCTGGTCAGTGAGGGATACGCCGATGGTCACTGGCTGTGGAGAAGCCAGAGATGTAACTCTCAGAGctaagggaaagggggaggccCACAGTCAGTGTGTCCTGCCCTCCCATCAATCCAGGAATGAGAGAGGGCCCATTGCTCACCCATTTGTTCCCTCCCAgtacaatttctttcttcctaggTCGCTTTAGAGAGAATCCAGGAAGGAAAGGATCACTCAGATTTTgtggctgggctgcagcaggggtTAAGGAGTGTAAAGAGGGGACTAAGATGTCTCTGAGGACAGAGGTCTGATTGGTAAGATTGACCTGGGCAGCCAAGAGTCAGTGCCCAACAGAGAAAAGGCCAGGTAGGTCCCCCTCCATGTAAACTGGCCTTGGAAGAAGCCTCAAGatctggagaagtgcaaaagaagaagggaaaaggaaggaatggaGGGAGTGGAGGAAGGCAATGAGAAACATTGGCCATGTTATCAGAGAGTTCAGGCTGGCCCCTCTCACAGAGCTCAAACCCGTTGCAGGAGAAGAGAGTCCAGGTCCACCCCTCTCACAGAAGTGGCCATCATCTCCCTCCTTCTGCCTGgcatcatcatcacctgggaGGCTGTGAACCCAAGGCAACAGTTTTCATGCTGTCTCCAGGCAGACTTGGATGGGCTAGATTCCTCGATCAGGTCTTTGCTCTTGACCCATTAAAATCTTGGAGGTTACAGTGTTGTCCTGTCTCTGTTGAGATGGTAGAGCCCTATCTACTGACGGTCCCTTGTGCAGAGGGGAGGagcttttgtttcaaagcaAGCGTCCTGGGAAAGTGGTTTGGCATTGGCCAGCTGATGTCCTTCCGCAGGAGAAGCCGGAGCTGCATGTTTTGAAACCTCCAGCAGGATTCTTGCCAAGTCCAGCTGCTTGTTGTCAGTGTTCCTAGGTtaccatttcttccttttgggaAGACACCACAACGCAGAGTGATGGCATCCTGTCTCTAACTCTTTagtgcctcaacatcctcctcctGCGGGGAGAGTCCAAGGGAAACTGCTCCTGTCTGTGTCCTGGCAAACACCCACCCTGCAAAGGGCACTTGACAGCCTGGGCTGccttggctgctctgctcagcGAGACTGATGAGCAGAAACCCCTCAGGTTCCTGATGGGCATTGTTGAGCTGCTGTGTGGCATCAGCCTGGAAAGGTGAGCCATTCAGATTCCTCCCTGATGCCTCCAGTGTTCAAGCCCAAAGTGTCCACCATTTGAATTGATGTTTCCCCTTCTATCCAGACAACAGGGGTCAATGAGACTGGAAGGACTGATGGCCATGGGCTCAGGAGTAACCAGGAATAACTTCCGCAACTCCAGGTTTCAAGGCACAAAAGAAATACCAGTGCGCTGAGTCCTACTCTCTCCTTCCACGGGGAATGGAAAACGATCCTCTGTTGCCCCCAAGACAATCCTGTCCAGAAAGCCACCTTTTCCCATGAGCAGATTGGAAGAATTGTCACAGAAGGAAGGACTCGGAGGCCATGGTGTGGATGCAGCACAACTTTAATGAgtctaaagaagaaaaggaggtggcTCCAAGGTAAAACCATGGGCAGCCACCAAGGcatggagcagctcctgcaagGTGTCCATCTGCGTGCCCTGCAGAGGGAGGGTGGCCAACAGGTCCCCACTAGGCTGGCATTGGGACAAggcaacagcaaagaaaagagagagaaaggactggaagaaggaagcaGTGGCTCAAAGCTCTAAACACAATGCCCCGGCGCTCTGTCTCTCGTCCAGATTGACATTCCGAGGTCTTCAGAGGTTCTTGTCCATCGATGTTGTGAGCAGGTTTAACAGGGCCGACATCTGCTGCCACAGTAGCCGCTGGTGATGCAGGAGAGGTCAAGGCCCCCGGAGGAGATGGGAACGCCGttagagctgaggatgctgccaacagcagcggaggtggaggagccGACGGCGGTGTTCTGAGGgtaggagctgaggatgggtccgggcagggtcaccaccacggGAGAGGGCTCGATGACCACAacggagtcctggcactgccgcacacagcactcattgcagctgctggccagcgggcacgggccacagggctggcagggctggcacgggTTGCAGCAGGACATGTCTCTGGGCAAGAGGTGCacctgggagagaggaaagagaacatGGGGACACCTGAAGAGAAGCACTGCCCAGACCAAGCTCAGGGGAAGCGAGGCACCTCCTGGACCGGCAGTCACTGCCCAGCTCAAAGCCCACCGGACAACTCAAACAAGTCCCACATGCTCTCTGGGCAAGAcctgctctttccttccctctcccaggagaagcagctcccagccctgtgctAGGGCAGTAAACAGCAGCTGAGACAGACACGGATGAACAGACCTGGTcttaaaggaggaggagaagaggcttCACACTCACCTGGTTCCCAGGGAGAGGACACAAGAGAAGTGGatgagagagcagggagctgggctgccttttatagtgctcctgccctgcctcagGCCCAGAGGCTCCCTCTGGGCAAGGGAGAATATTCTGACAAGCTCACGTCAAACGCAAAGCATCCCAGCTAATGGCATGGGCTGTGTCCTCggttcctgccctgctgccttctcatttCCTGCCTGATGCCCTGTGCTTTCCCACATGAAGGATTCTGTCAGTGCCGggatgagaaggctgaggatTTCTGGGACAGAAACACCCAAGTATGGGCGGAAGGCTCAGCTTCAGTGCTGGTGGCATCCCGTGCAGGCAGCTGATGTGTGCCTGGCTCATTGCTGCGGGCTTGATTGTGGCAACGTTGTCAGGAAACAGGCACCATTCCTGTGTTTCCCCTTGGATGCCCAAGGAATCCCACATGACAGAGAATCTCtggacatagaatcacagagagCTTTAGATGAGAGGGATCTTTCCCAGGGGTTttttccaagccccctgctaAAGAAGGAACATCTTTGACTTTTCACATCTTCGTCTTTCCCTCCCAACTCTTTCTTGTCTTCCATTCTTCTGGGCTACGCGACGCTCAAAGCCAATGTGGGGGATCTTCTGACCTCTCTCCCTCCATGTAGGAGGGATCCCACAGGGGTGGGATCTCTTCTGTATGGAATGGGTACAGATTTTTGCGTGGTGTCAGTGTTGGCCGTGCcctggctgcctcctcctctcaaaGGGACCTCAGTGCTCCATTCCAAATCATCGAAGTCTTCTTTATCTCAGCCGCTGCCTCCATCCAATACTTTTTTGGGGCCGCTCTACTGACTGtttaagaa
This window contains:
- the LOC138731077 gene encoding feather keratin Cos1-2-like; amino-acid sequence: MSCCNPCQPCQPCGPCPLASSCNECCVRQCQSSTIAIQPSAVVVTLPGPILSSFPQNTAVGSSTSAAVGSILSSNGVPISSGGLDLSCITSGYCGSRCRPC
- the LOC138731132 gene encoding feather keratin Cos1-1/Cos1-3/Cos2-1-like; protein product: MSCCNPCQPCQPCGPCPLASSCNECCVRQCQDSVVVIEPSPVVVTLPGPILSSYPQNTAVGSSTSAAVGSILSSNGVPISSGGLDLSCITSGYCGSRCRPC
- the LOC138731323 gene encoding feather keratin Cos1-2-like encodes the protein MSCCNPCQPCQPCGPCPLASSCNECCVRQCQSSTIAIQPSAVVVTLPGPILSSFPQNTAVGSSTSAAVGSILNSNGVPISSGGLDLSCITSGYCGSRCRPC